Below is a genomic region from Deinococcus aquaedulcis.
CGCCAGACGTTATATGACTACGCCAGTCGACGTCCTTTTCACTTCGGTGAGCTCAATGATTGGTTCACTGAGGTACAGAAGGCGCACAACATCGAAGCAACAAGAGCGGCCATCGCATTCAATACGACTCTGAATCTTGAAAAATTCAAAGAACGTCGAAATTTCAAGAGACAGCAGTTCCAATGGCTGATGGCCGCCCTGCTGGGCGTCATTGCGGCGGGGACATCCGGCGGCAAACTGGTGAGCCTGTTCTGGGAAGGCGCGGGAGGCCTGCCTCAATCGGAACTCCGGTATGCCCTCGTGGCCATGACGGTTGTTGCCATGGTGTTCCTTGCTGCGTACAAGGGATTTGTGGAGCCAATCGGGGCAGAGACCTGAGCCGGATTCCGGATCATCCGTTCCGGCACCGAAGTTTCGGTGCCTTCACGCCGCTCCGTCCCCGTTTTTCCTTCTGTCTTCGGTGGGGTACACCCGTTCTTCCATCACGGGTGTACCCGAATCCTGATGAGCCGTGCAGGGTGGATGGGCGGCGGCGGAACTGGTGAACGTCCTTGCCCCCGCCCCTGGCCTGCGCCGGGTTGTCGTCCTCAGGTGACCTTCAGAGCGCCGGTTTACTCGTGGGGGGGCGGTTGATCCGGGTCGCAGTAATCAATGGCCGCGCTTTGAAACGTGCCAGTCACAATTTCCCGTTTGAAGGGGTAGCCAACCCGCACGCCTTCCGCCGCACATTCGAGGGTGAAGCGCTCCCCCGGCGCCACCGACGTGTCGCCCAGCCGCAGTGGCCGCTTGGCCTCGTAAATGGCGCAGTAGGGTGTGCAGAAGTAAAAGCCGACGGGCGTGCCACTGCTGGTCCGGGCGATGGCGGCGCCACCCGTCTCCACGGCGCGCCGGATGTCATCCCACAGGGCCACACTTGCGGCTGGATCGGGGTCCAGGGCCCACATCTCGGCAATCACGCGCGCTGCATCCGGGTTGCGTTTCAGGGACGCGGTGGACGCTGGATCGGTCATGGCCCAGGGGTCAAACCCCTTCTCGCCGGGCAGCGGCGTGCGCAGGAAGGGCCCACCTCCCCGTGGGCGCTTGGGCGCGCCTGTGCCCGGCGGGCGCTCATTCATCAGGGCCGGGTAGCTGATCAGTTGGCCGGCCCGGTACAGGGCTTCAATGGCGGCTTTGGCCTGGGTTTCAATCTGCTCATGCAGTTCGGCGGAGGCGTTCGGCCGGTACATGCCCGCGGCGTACTGGGCTTTGGACATGGCTTCGGCAAACTGACCTCGAAGCTTGGCGAGTCTGGCCTGATCGCTGGGGGGCGTGGCCTCCTCCAGGCCGTGCATCGCCGCTTCGGCATGCAGGCGCATGGCCTCCAGCGCCGCCATCATGGCCTCCAGGTGGGGCCGGGGACAGGGCTCCACGGGCGACCAGGCCGGCAGGGCAGCGGGCAGGGTGCCCTGGGGCAGTCAAAGTCGGGATCATGGGTCGCCTGGCTGGCGTGACCCAGCCAGCGCTGCACCTGCTGGTAATAGGCCTCCACCTGATCAAATGTTACGGGCGGCACGAAGCCCACGGTGCCTGGATCGGCCGTTTCATCGGCCGCCAGCATCTTGTCCCCCAGGGTTTGCAGGGCGAAAGCGTTCCAGGCGCAGGCCAGTTCCAGCCCCACATGGCGCTTGAGGGCAAAGGGACTGACGCCGCCCACCAGCAGGTCGAAGCGGCGGCGTTCCGCCGCGTCCAGCAGGGGATGCACCGCCGCACCCGCCTGCCGGTAGGCGTAGAGGGTCTGCGCGTCGCGCTCGCCACGGGTAAAGGCGCGCATCCGCGCCCAGATGCCTGGAGTCTCCATAACACCTACTGTACGGGGGGCGAGACGGACGCGCGGCAGAAGTTGAAGGCACACCGTGCAGGACCAGGTTTCAGCAACGGCCTTCAGGGCCATTCGCAGCCTGTTTTGCGTCGGTCCCAGACAGACGCCAGGTCGGCCGATGCCTCCTTCCTGCAAAAAGGGGCAGTGGTTTTCCGATACATTGCCCTGCGCCACGGACGTGACCTCCGGTGCTCAGCCGGCGCCTGCCACCTGCCTGGCGATCAAGCGTAGGCGGGGAGAACCTCTTGAGTAGACTGGACCACCTTCCATGACGGCAGATGACCTTTCCCCCAATGCCTCATCACATGGGCTGTCGGCCGAGCTGCTCAACGTCACGCACGCGCTTCGTGTACGCTTTCCCAGACGGCCAGCCGAGATTCGACAACCCACCGAGAATCTGCAAGAAGCCTATGCCCAGGCGCAGGACCTGAGCAACGAATTCCTCTCTCAACTCACGCTCTTCGGCACCCTCTCTGGCGCGCGGGCCACCCCCCGGCCGAACGGCATCAAAAGCTGGGCCCGCACGGAAGAGAAAGGTAATCTGTTCGGTCTGGTGCCACTCGACATCCTGGGGGGCAAATACGTGTTTGGGCAACTCGCCCCCCTATACGCGGCGGCGGCGCGCGTGCATGAGGGCTTTGACGTGCTGGCCTTTCAAGACCGGTTCCTCAAGCCTCAGGCCAGTGGCTACCGCGACCTGCAGTTTGTGGTCTCTGTGCAGGGGCACGCGGCGGAAATTAAGTTCTGTCACGCGGCATTTGATGAGCTGGACGCCTATGAGCACCGCCTGTACGAAATGCGGCGGGTCCTCGAACGCAAGGCAGAACTGTCCGCCATTGAGCGGATTGTCTTGGATACACTCATTGATGCGAGTACACTGATGTACCAGCAGGTCTGGGCCAGCGTCAGTGCAGAAGGAGGCGGTGAGTAGATGACCAAGTTTTATCTGGTGGGCACCGTGCCCGTCAAAATCGAGAAGCGTCCCGACGGTGCGACGGTGGTTCAGGCCTTTAATGTCCAGCTGGGCCGCCTGGAGAACAACTCCCGCTACTACACCATGATCCGCCGCGATGACACCGGACTGGTGCGGGTGATCACAGAAGCGGAGTTTGACGCCCAGGTGGCGGCCCTGCGGCTCAAAGCGTCCTGATCAGCGAACCTTGCGCGGGGGTGGCCTCAGGCCACCCCCGCGTTTACGCCTCACTGAAGGCCAGCACGTCGGCCATGGCGCGCTGAGCGGTCAGCACCAGCCCAGGCTCCGCAATCTTTTCTGCCATGAGGCGCGCCCGCATCAGCCGTTCCGGGGCAGATGGATCCTGAATGCGGGCCAGTTCCCGGCTGTAGTACAGCGTGGCGAGCGTTTCGTATTCCCACAGCGACCGGGCACGCGCCGCCGCGATGGCCTGTTCATAGCGCGCGCGCCCCAGTTCTTCGTTGCCACGGCGAAATGCGATCAGGCCCTGGGTGGCGCTGAGCGTGAGGCCCAGTTCCGTGTCAGGGGGCAGCGGCTGGGTCCGCGCGAGGTACTGCTGGGCCAGGTCGAGCTGCCCGGCTTCAGCGAGGTAGAAGGCCATGTTGTTCAGCAGCAGGTCCTCGTCCGGAGAGGCGGCCAGCGCCATGCGCGTGAGGTCAATGGCCCGGCTGGGGGTGGGATCAAGCAGGTGCGAGAGATACCCCGCCAGGATCGCGGGTTCTGCGGAAAACGGTTCATCCTGGAACCATGCGAGGTAAGCGGCGCGCGCCGCCTGAAACTGCTGGGCTTCATAGCTGGCCCATCCGGCCGCCTCAAAGTTGCGCGGCACGTCGGGCCACTGGCGCTCATCCAGGTCCAGACGCACTTGAGGGGCCGCCCACTGCACCTGCGCCAGGGCGTTCTCGGTGGGTTGCTCCAGCGCTTGTTGGAGCCGCCGCCGCACGGTTTTGGGTTTGGCGTCCTGGAGTTCCAGGGTGCCGAGGGCCGCGGCCAGCTCACTGATGTGGTGGGGCCGAAATTCCCGGCGGTCCAGCACTTCGCGCGCCCGTTTGATGCTTCGGGGCACCAGGCCCGCCACCATGGCAGCGCTGATCTCGGCGGCCATCAGCCAGGGGTCGTGGGGGGTACGAGGTTGACGCCGGAGCAGATCAACCGCTTCGTCTGGCGCCTGAACGTGCACGTAAAACCGCACGGCCGCCCGGAGCACCAGCCGGTGGTGCGGCGCCAGGCCCACGGCGACCCGCAGGTGCCGCTCGGCCTTGCGGGTCGCGCCCAGGGCGGCGTACATGCGGGCCAGGTCCACGTGGGCCAGTGGGTCGCGGCCAAACGCGTTCAGGTTCGCGCGCAGCCGGCGCACTTCACTGTGCATGTCGTCTGGAGCCAGTTCATCCAGGTTGGCTGTGGGGAGGGAACGCAACCCGGCCAACGGCTGGCCCAGGATGTGCCGGGCGGCCTGCAAGACCCGCGCTGTGGTGTCGTGAGGGTGGCGCAGCAAAAAGGCGGCGGCGGCCTGCGCGCCCTCAATCTGGCGCAGGAGGGTGGCCGCGCCGGTGAGTTCAGCGGCCCGCCCCACGGAAGGGTGTAGGGCAAATGCCGTCTGTAACTCCAACAGGCGGACGCTGGCCTGCGCCCGGACACGCTGCGCTTCCTTGGGCGGCGCAGCGTTCAGGCTGTTGGCTTCGCCCAGCTGGACGGCGGTGGCGGTCTCCCGCCAGCGCGGAAGGACGCGCCGGTCTTCCTGCCGCGGCAACTGGGTCACCGCGCACGCCGCTGGGCCAGCAGGGCCCGCTGCCGCAGCCGGTCAAACAGACTCACGTACCGCTGCACGCCCGTGGGGTCAAGGGTGCCGACGTTGCTCGGGTGCCCGCGCCGGGCAGGCTCTGGAAAGCAGAGTTCCCGGATACAGCGGGCCAGGTCGGGAGTCAGCTCCGGCCCGACCCGGGCCAGCAGATCACGCTCGACCGCCTGCATCGCCCGGCCAAAGGCGCTCAGCAGGTGCGGCACCAGATCCGCAAAGCTGCCTTCCCACTCCCCGCAGAAGATGATGGGCTGAAGGGGCTCGTCCAGCTCAGCGTACAAATACGTATTGAAGTGCTGATGGGTAAACAGGAAGGTGACCAGCCCGCCCAGCATGTAGAGGTCAGCCCATTTGCGCTCCCGCCAGACTTCGGTGGACGGCGCGAAATACAGCACTTCGGGCGGGGCGTACTCCATGGTGCCGGAGAACAGATGCTCGTGGTGGGGGGAGGTGCCGCGGGCGTCCACGGCCCGGCCCAGGTCGCCAATCTTCCAGCCGTCCCCGGGAAACACCAGGACGTTGGCGGGTTTCAGGTCATTGTGGGCGTACCGGGCCCCGTGCAACTGCTGCAGCCCCACCGTGACGTGGTGAACGCAGTGCAGCAGCCAGACCGAATCGATGGTCGTCATGGCCAAGTGGTCGCGGATGTCCCCGGCCGCGCGGTCAAACACGATGTAGGGCACCGGGACGATGCTGCCAGGCAGCCGCTCCTCGCCGTGATCCATCGCCCGCACGACGCGGTGCATGCGCAGGTCCCGGCAAATGTCGAGCAGTTTGACTTCGAAATTGAACTGCGCGGACACGAGTTGCAGCTCGAGCATGACGTTGGGGGCCTGGTAGACGTCAGACAGGTCAATGGCTTTCAGGAACCCTTCGCGCCCGTCGCGGTGCCGCACGAAGTAGCCGACCGAATGCTGCCCTTCATGAACGGGCGCCGCGGTGCCCAGGGGCGTCAGCACGTCCCAGCCGCTGGCCAGGGTCAGGCCGGCCAGGAAGTGGGCGGGGTGGGTGTGTGGCGCGCGTGGCGGGGGGTGGGCCATAAGGGTGAGAGGTACCGGTACCGTAGCACGAGTCGCATTCATGATCGCGCGCAACAACCCGTGAAAAGGCATTCTGTGCGGCTCTGGCAGTTACAGGAGGTGGCGGTCAATCAGCCGCTGGGCGTCCTGCCCAACCCCGCCCAGCAGAGCGGAATTCCGCGTGCGTTGCCAGGGAAGGCCCAGGAAGAAGACGCCTGGAACGCGGGTGACACCGCCGTCGTGCATGGGCTGGCCCTGGTCATTGAGCACGTCCACCGCCAGCCAGCGGTAGTTCGGGCGGAAGCCGGTGGCCCAGAGTACGCTCTCGGTTTCCAGGTGCCCTCCGTCCTCGGTGATGAGCGCCCGGCCGGCCGTGCCCACGATCCGCGGCGCGAGCCGGAGCTGCCTGGTCCGGCTTAGGTACCTGAGGTTCGTGCCAATCACAGGGTCCCGGCGCTGCAAGACGCGGCCGAGGGGTGAAGCGGCCTTGACCTCCAGCAGGCCCAGGGCGCTGAGCCCATCAAAGATGTCGCGCCCGAGCAGGCGCTGGGGCAGGGCGGGCTGAGGGCGGCCCTGCGCGACCGTGACCGTGTGGGTGCGGCTGAGTTCCTGGGCAATTTGGGCGCCGGAGTTGCCGGAACCCACCACCACCACGCGGCCGGGGGGCAGGTCGGTGGGCCGCCGGTACGCGCTGCTGTGCAACTGGACCACGTCGGGTGCGAGGGTGCGGGCGAAGGCAGGCGTGTGCGGCGTCTGGAAGGGGCCAGTGGCCACCACGACCGCGCGGGCCGTCCAGTGGCCCTGCGGCGTGTCAGCGGTGAATCCGGTGGGTGTGGCCTGGAGGTGCAGGACGGGGGACGCGTGCGCGACTGGAAGCTCAAACGCCTGGACGTAAGCGTGCAGGTAGTCGGCCACCTCGTCCTTGGTGGGGTAGTGCTCAGGGTCGCCGGGGAAGGGCAACCCCGGCAGGGCGCTGCGTTTGGCCGGGGTGAACAGCACGAGGGAGTCGTAGCGCGCGCGCCAGCTGTCGCCGGTGCGGGCGTTGGCATCGAGGATGCAGAAAGTCCGCCCGGCGCGCTGGAGGTGGTAGCCGGCCGCGAGGCCCGCCTGGCCCCCACCAATCACGAGGACGTCGAGGGGTGCGGCAGACTGGTCATCAGGAGGCACACGCATACCGTCATTATGTATGAATATGTGTTCAGATGTAAAACTGAGATAGACCCAGCATGAGGGAAGTGATGCAGGCCATAGACCTGCGCTGCCCCCGAGGCGCGGAAGGCCATGCCAGCGGCTGGCTCAGGCCACCTGTTCCAACTGGTCTGCGCACGCCAGATCAACCTATTACATTTCCGCATTCTCAAAATGCTCTTCTGAAGTCACTGGTGGTCTTGCCAGTCGAGCGGCCCCTGGACCGCTCGCCAGCGGTGCCGGTCACCTGACCTGGCGTCAGGGTTCGGGGGCTCTGGAAGCCCACGAACAGGCCGCGAGCCCACAGTGCCCCGCCAGGGTTGGCACTGTCACCACGTCCCTGTTCTGGTCACACGGATCTGGTTCGCTTCCCGGCAGGTCAATCTCCGTCTAGCGGGGGTTTGCTCGCAGGGGAGACCAGCGCCGCCTGGAGCGGCTTGCGCTCTCCTCGCCCTGAAGGCTGACAACATGACCCAGACGTTTACGCCCACCCGCACCCCCCCTGTCCTGCCCGGAACCGCACTGCTCGGGCTGAAGGCCACCACCCTCCTGGATCTTGGTGAAGCGGTGCATGCTGGCTTGAGTCCAGCCACTGTCGAGCGGCTGGGCACGCACCTCGGGTTGAGCCTGGCCGAGACCCTGTCACTGCTGAAACTGAGCAGCAGTACGTACCACCGCTACCGGCGCACCGGCCGCGCACTCAGCGCGGACGTCAGCACGCACCTGTACCACCTGGCCCGGGTGACGGAAGCTGCGGAGCGGTACTTCGAGCACAAGGACGCCGCCCACGTCTGGTTGCAGACGCCGCGCGCCACCTTTGGCCACCGCACCCCCCTTCAGTTTGCCCTTCCGCCCGAAGGCGCCGAGTACGTGACGACCGTGCTGAGCAGGCTTGAGCACGGCGTCTACACGTGACCCTGACCCTCCACCGCGTCAGTAAACTGCAGTACGCCACCCAACCCCTCCTCACCGACCATGGCTTCGGCGCCGCAAAGTTTGGCGGTCGCTGGAACAGTGCCGATCGCGCGCTCGAGTTTGACCGCCGCATCATCTACGCCAGTGACACCCTGGGGCAAGCCCTGCTGGAGGTGATTGTTCAAGTGGGCAGCGGCGCGCTGCACCGGGTGCCCCACGGGCATGTCACGCTCGCGGTGGATCCAGATGCCATCGCCGAATTGCCCGCCTCGGCGCTGCCTCCCAACTGGAACGACCCTCCCCTGAGCCCAGCCACCCAAATCATTGGAGACGAGTGGTATGACCTGGGCAGTTCACCCGTCCTGCGCGTCCCGTCTGTGATTCTGCCGCTGACGGTGTATGGCCCTGGACAGGCCAATTACCTGATCAATGCGGGTCATCCCAATATCCGCACGGCGGTTCAACTGGTGATTCTGTCGTTTTATTCCAAGAGGCCAAGTTCGGCGGCTCCAAGTTGTGTGCCGGTCTTTGCGGCATAGCTGCTGACGAACCAGGCGGCGATGCCTCCCAGGCCACCCAACAGCATCAAGGACAGGCCATAGCCTGAGGTCCAGGTGAACAACCCACTCATCACCAGCGGCGTGACGGCCTGCGCCAGATTGACAGGCCGGGTCAGCCAGCCATTGACTGCTCCATACACGGCTGCCGGATACCCACGGACCAACAACTCTGACCGGGCCAGGGTGAGGGCGCCGCTGGCTAACCCAAACAGCACAATGCCCGTCACTTTGCCCCCGGTATGCGCATTCAGAAGCAGCCATGATCCGACAGCCAACAGGCCAAGCAGCATCACAGTCAGTGGTGCCGGTCCCACCCACTTCACACAGGGAACGAACAGCACCCGTCCGGGCAGGGCGCTGAGGCCCAGCAGGCCGGTCAATGCGGCGGCCTCTCCCGGGCTGGAGCCCGATGCCAACAGCAGCGGCGCGAGTTGCAGGCCCACGCCCACCGTGACGATCCGGGCCAGCGTCAGCCCGGCGGCCAACTGCAGGGCGGCGGGGTCAGGGGTGAACGACGCATGGCTTCGCATCCTCCTGGCCTGGCCATGCTCTGGGATCACCCGCCACACCAGCGCCGCCATGACCAGCAGCAGGCCAGCCCATCCCAGCAGGGTGACCCGAAGCCCAGCCCCGTGCAACAACACCGTCGTGAGCGGCACGAAGATCGTGCTGGCCAGTCCAGCGACCAAGGTGACCGTGAGGGTGGCCCGGGTCCGGAAGGCCTCTGAGACCTGCTGCCCCAAGACGGTGAACACCGCCTCATAGAAGGTCAGGGTCATGGCGAACCCAGCGAGCAGCCACCCCAACAGGAACAGCAGGTAGTGGTCCGTCAGGCTCAGCACAAGAAAGGCCACGGCGCCACTCAGGGCACCCCCACTCAACAGCAGCCGTCCACCCTGCCGGTCCAGAACACGGCCAAACCAGGGTGCCAGGACGGCACTCACGA
It encodes:
- a CDS encoding tetratricopeptide repeat protein, producing MTQLPRQEDRRVLPRWRETATAVQLGEANSLNAAPPKEAQRVRAQASVRLLELQTAFALHPSVGRAAELTGAATLLRQIEGAQAAAAFLLRHPHDTTARVLQAARHILGQPLAGLRSLPTANLDELAPDDMHSEVRRLRANLNAFGRDPLAHVDLARMYAALGATRKAERHLRVAVGLAPHHRLVLRAAVRFYVHVQAPDEAVDLLRRQPRTPHDPWLMAAEISAAMVAGLVPRSIKRAREVLDRREFRPHHISELAAALGTLELQDAKPKTVRRRLQQALEQPTENALAQVQWAAPQVRLDLDERQWPDVPRNFEAAGWASYEAQQFQAARAAYLAWFQDEPFSAEPAILAGYLSHLLDPTPSRAIDLTRMALAASPDEDLLLNNMAFYLAEAGQLDLAQQYLARTQPLPPDTELGLTLSATQGLIAFRRGNEELGRARYEQAIAAARARSLWEYETLATLYYSRELARIQDPSAPERLMRARLMAEKIAEPGLVLTAQRAMADVLAFSEA
- a CDS encoding protein kinase domain-containing protein → MAHPPPRAPHTHPAHFLAGLTLASGWDVLTPLGTAAPVHEGQHSVGYFVRHRDGREGFLKAIDLSDVYQAPNVMLELQLVSAQFNFEVKLLDICRDLRMHRVVRAMDHGEERLPGSIVPVPYIVFDRAAGDIRDHLAMTTIDSVWLLHCVHHVTVGLQQLHGARYAHNDLKPANVLVFPGDGWKIGDLGRAVDARGTSPHHEHLFSGTMEYAPPEVLYFAPSTEVWRERKWADLYMLGGLVTFLFTHQHFNTYLYAELDEPLQPIIFCGEWEGSFADLVPHLLSAFGRAMQAVERDLLARVGPELTPDLARCIRELCFPEPARRGHPSNVGTLDPTGVQRYVSLFDRLRQRALLAQRRAR
- a CDS encoding flavin-containing monooxygenase — its product is MRVPPDDQSAAPLDVLVIGGGQAGLAAGYHLQRAGRTFCILDANARTGDSWRARYDSLVLFTPAKRSALPGLPFPGDPEHYPTKDEVADYLHAYVQAFELPVAHASPVLHLQATPTGFTADTPQGHWTARAVVVATGPFQTPHTPAFARTLAPDVVQLHSSAYRRPTDLPPGRVVVVGSGNSGAQIAQELSRTHTVTVAQGRPQPALPQRLLGRDIFDGLSALGLLEVKAASPLGRVLQRRDPVIGTNLRYLSRTRQLRLAPRIVGTAGRALITEDGGHLETESVLWATGFRPNYRWLAVDVLNDQGQPMHDGGVTRVPGVFFLGLPWQRTRNSALLGGVGQDAQRLIDRHLL
- the parS gene encoding type II RES/Xre toxin-antitoxin system antitoxin codes for the protein MTQTFTPTRTPPVLPGTALLGLKATTLLDLGEAVHAGLSPATVERLGTHLGLSLAETLSLLKLSSSTYHRYRRTGRALSADVSTHLYHLARVTEAAERYFEHKDAAHVWLQTPRATFGHRTPLQFALPPEGAEYVTTVLSRLEHGVYT
- a CDS encoding RES family NAD+ phosphorylase, which encodes MTLTLHRVSKLQYATQPLLTDHGFGAAKFGGRWNSADRALEFDRRIIYASDTLGQALLEVIVQVGSGALHRVPHGHVTLAVDPDAIAELPASALPPNWNDPPLSPATQIIGDEWYDLGSSPVLRVPSVILPLTVYGPGQANYLINAGHPNIRTAVQLVILSFYSKRPSSAAPSCVPVFAA
- a CDS encoding MFS transporter, with translation MWTLALLCTVSYGALYYAQPLLAVATEQAYGWTRVQTGFAFTAALLVSAVLAPWFGRVLDRQGGRLLLSGGALSGAVAFLVLSLTDHYLLFLLGWLLAGFAMTLTFYEAVFTVLGQQVSEAFRTRATLTVTLVAGLASTIFVPLTTVLLHGAGLRVTLLGWAGLLLVMAALVWRVIPEHGQARRMRSHASFTPDPAALQLAAGLTLARIVTVGVGLQLAPLLLASGSSPGEAAALTGLLGLSALPGRVLFVPCVKWVGPAPLTVMLLGLLAVGSWLLLNAHTGGKVTGIVLFGLASGALTLARSELLVRGYPAAVYGAVNGWLTRPVNLAQAVTPLVMSGLFTWTSGYGLSLMLLGGLGGIAAWFVSSYAAKTGTQLGAAELGLLE